The following proteins are co-located in the Manihot esculenta cultivar AM560-2 chromosome 9, M.esculenta_v8, whole genome shotgun sequence genome:
- the LOC110622093 gene encoding F-box/LRR-repeat protein At1g67190, whose protein sequence is MEHLPVEVIGNILSRLKAARDVVIASTTCKKWREAWRIHLHTLSFNSNDWPVYHDLTTSRLEILITQTIFQTTGLQSLSIFMDDADEFSAAPVIAWLMYTRETLRELHYNVRTTPNINIIEKCGRHKLEVLALAHNSISGVEPSYQKFPCLRSLALSFVSICALDLSLLLTACPRIETLTLINPDVVMSDAQATMELTSSSLKEIYVEAISLDKFILEADSLEKLHLKDCTLELFELIGKGTLRVLKIDDVSVLQLDIGESTANLEVVDVSNFTITGPKFYNMISKSSKLMRLRLWGVVFDDEDEVVDLENMPVCFPRLTHLSLNYDLRDEVLHYGLHGSYQFNNVAVLELGWSVINDQFTDWVAGLLARCPNLRKLVIYGVVSEAKTHVECQILANFTSSIVRLMRKYMHVEVQFEYE, encoded by the coding sequence ATGGAGCACCTTCCTGTTGAAGTGATAGGCAACATACTATCTCGGCTCAAGGCTGCCCGAGATGTTGTCATTGCGTCCACCACTTGCAAGAAATGGCGTGAAGCTTGGCGTATCCATCTTCACACTCTTTCCTTCAATTCAAATGACTGGCCTGTTTACCATGACCTCACCACCAGCAGATTGGAAATTCTCATAACTCAAACCATATTCCAAACAACTGGACTACAAAGTTTGTCGATTTTCATGGATGATGCAGATGAGTTCTCGGCTGCCCCTGTGATTGCTTGGCTTATGTATACTAGGGAAACACTCCGTGAATTGCATTATAATGTGAGGACCACCCCAAATATTAACATAATTGAGAAATGTGGTCGGCATAAGCTGGAAGTGTTAGCATTAGCTCATAATTCTATATCAGGTGTTGAACCCAGTTATCAGAAATTTCCTTGCTTGAGATCACTCGCTCTGAGCTTTGTTAGTATCTGCGCTCTGGATTTAAGCCTTTTGCTGACTGCTTGTCCAAGAATTGAGACCTTGACCCTTATTAATCCAGATGTTGTCATGTCCGATGCACAGGCAACTATGGAGCTGACCAGCTCCTCGCTCAAGGAAATCTATGTTGAAGCAATTAGTTTGGATAAATTCATATTGGAGGCTGATAGTCTTGAGAAGTTGCATTTGAAAGATTGTACCCTGGAGCTTTTTGAGCTTATTGGCAAGGGGACATTGAGAGTTCTAAAGATTGATGATGTAAGTGTTCTCCAACTTGATATTGGTGAGAGCACAGCCAATCTTGAGGTTGTGGATGTTAGCAACTTCACTATCACAGGCCCAAAGTTCTACAATATGatatcaaaatcatcaaaattgaTGAGGCTTCGGCTCTGGGGAGTAGTATTTGATGATGAAGATGAGGTTGTTGATCTGGAGAACATGCCTGTTTGCTTTCCTCGGTTAACCCACCTGTCATTAAATTACGATTTAAGAGATGAAGTTCTTCATTATGGCTTGCATGGATCATATCAATTTAACAATGTTGCTGTGTTAGAATTGGGATGGTCagtaatcaatgatcaatttacAGACTGGGTGGCAGGACTCCTAGCTAGATGTCCCAATTTGAGGAAATTGGTCATTTATGGGGTTGTGTCTGAGGCTAAAACCCACGTTGAGTGCCAGATTTTAGCTAACTTCACCTCATCCATTGTTCGTCTTATGAGAAAATATATGCATGTTGAAGTTCAGTTTGAGTATGAATAG